One stretch of Arachis hypogaea cultivar Tifrunner chromosome 20, arahy.Tifrunner.gnm2.J5K5, whole genome shotgun sequence DNA includes these proteins:
- the LOC140183098 gene encoding uncharacterized protein, whose product MLAIEGTIQPKKDKDPDVTISFNQADFRSSSPNLDDPVVVSIQIGELLVRKTLLDPGSSADVLFYSTFTKMKLSKKLIQPSSGELIGFSGERVPIMGHIWLKTTMGEIPMSKSIDIQYLIVDCYSPYNIIIGRPALNIFRAVVSTLHLCVKFPVQENKIATV is encoded by the coding sequence ATGCTAGCAATCGAAGGAACCATACAGCCAAAGAAGGACAAAGACCCAGACGTCACAATATCCTTCAACCAAGCAGATTTCAGATCATCAAGCCCTAACCTCGACGACCCCGTGGTAGTTTCCATCCAGATCGGAGAACTGTTGGTAAGAAAAACGTTACTGGACCCAGGTAGTAGTGctgatgttttattttattctacctTTACAAAGATGAAGTTATCAAAAAAACTGATACAGCCCTCCTCAGGAGAGCTAATTGGGTTCTCCGGAGAGAGAGTCCCCATCATGGGACACATATGGCTAAAGACCACAATGGGAGAAATCCCTATGTCAAAGTCAATTGATATTCAATACCTAATAGTAGACTGTTACAGCCCTTATAATATTATAATCGGGAGACCCGCCCTGAATATATTCAGAGCGGTGGTGTCCACATTACACCTGTGTGTTAAGTTCCCAGTGCAGGAAAACAAGATAGCTACAGTGTAA